Proteins from a single region of Artemia franciscana chromosome 20, ASM3288406v1, whole genome shotgun sequence:
- the LOC136039953 gene encoding E3 ubiquitin-protein ligase RBBP6-like yields the protein MSIHYKFKSQVEHDTVFFDGLHISVGDAKKAIISQKKLGKITDFDLQLTNAQTREVYQDDAALIPKNTSLVVSRIPLPAGTKKIWVPGATSDGQQTGALQRTDSPSSAAVTKGISSYDMVKASDLIKSEASEEDKISAMMAQSTAAYDPQNYQKVRGAGQYGPVPQAYVCYKCMQHGHWIKDCPLSVGTGLPEIKKATGIPRSFMVPVEKGAPGALLTPAGDFVVPQIDLHAYKEGKIEKHPFLDQQPEPVKMELPSELVCGLCKDLLQDAVLIPCCGDSYCDECIRSTLLESEDHECPACHEKDVSPDTLIPNRFLRTAVNNFKNETGYIKTMKKFVPIKKEGVPHPPESSPQIRSSPPSKVKSPPPLNIPEPVAPPIVMSPSQKQAIEPRQEAGRTPTYDERRRTPPSVAFPPPVVQPPVHLPPSRAPPIAPPGVGPVLVLKSHAPPTEQLVPPGTLPPLNLPPPNLTAPPPTIPPGTGNATNVTATSIIDDPVAAFERAMKEKEERDRIRKLRRSRSRSRSRSRSYSPRRGRSRTPIKKKSYSRSPSPYKRRSRSRSRSPHLKKWTPARSRSRSPYRSPRQSPTRRYPPYSPERQRPHTYPQVQRPAYDVPPGSYQPPFPVPPANLPPPMYPPGPVFPPHPPMAQPVWPSGPPHYPRGRYEQRPYYQPDGYRGGGRGRYGRRGGYNNNGYMEDRRYQGQYPGPTLPPPPGDYVEESYTKRRFPPPPPHDFDERSPPRSPVRRSPRRGESYKSRSPKRRTRSPATSKYREYSPERRPSRDDRLPERKYRDITPVKKKRDRSSERRKNSVEKYRSVSYDRYSRERSESVEKKKKIKEKAKKEKIRETLKEERKKELKKKRKEKDEKIKKKKLSTKKKKEVTTSESSEEEILEKENEEPKKKKKVVKAEVSPESDKDRGFVHTPPSGRVENELTEEDATQKATKPLPKEEKVSPLVAPKEDIAPKEENINFPEESVKEEVKEKYKPSIKKSPTDQLELSLTPSPVPEMEATDYQQEEEGEVSDQTPEIQKSKWEIDLNEEEDDLVTSRGEVVSSVSDAVKRAAEINFFNRIEKKPIRFASNIGLKLTESTQFAHKTIIQSGPEPLQVKVNYGGERVVESVEETRRSIRDRLGDKVEPTTDILLPSIKSREISRDRSSSVSVTKSKKEKQKKREKSKEQITKDKKKLKKKSKEDSDVEVKHKKKSSEEKKHKKKHYSSDEETEKRHKKRDGSSERKERKHKKKVVSSEDESESEEEVKSKKKKRRESSSSPEAEEKRKRKSKKNFKDSKKIKERKDKKKSKR from the exons GCATCAGATTTGATCAAGTCGGAAGCAAGCGAAGAAGACAAAATTTCTGCAATGATGGCACAGTCAACTGCCGCGTATGACCCGCAAAA ttatcAAAAAGTCCGGGGTGCCGGCCAATACGGACCTGTTCCTCAAGCTTATGTATGCTACAAATGTATGCAACATGGTCATTGGATAAAAGATTGTCCTTTAAGTGTGGGCACTGGTTTGCCTGAAATTAAGAAGGCAACGGGAATTCCAAGAAGTTTCATGGTACCGGTTGAGAAAGGAGCCCCAGGCGCTCTCTTAACTCCTGCTGGAGATTTTGTTGTCCCTCAAATTGACTT ACACGCATATAAAgagggaaaaattgaaaaacatccTTTTTTGGATCAGCAGCCTGAACCTGTTAAGATGGAGCTTCCATCAGAACTGGTCTGTGGACTTTGCAAAGATCTACTTCAGGATGCAGTTCTAATTCCTTGCTGTGGTGACTCCTATTGTGATGAAT GTATCCGATCAACGTTATTAGAATCAGAAGACCACGAATGTCCTGCCTGTCATGAAAAAGATGTCTCTCCTGATACTCTTATTCCAAATCGGTTTCTACGGACGGCagttaataatttcaaaaatgagaCTGGGTAcatcaaaacaatgaaaaaatttgtgcCGATAAAGAAAGAAGGGGTGCCCCATCCACCAGAATCAAGTCCTCAAATTCGATCGTCAC CACCCTCAAAAGTGAAATCACCGCCACCGCTGAATATACCAGAGCCCGTGGCCCCGCCAATAGTAATGTCGCCTTCTCAGAAGCAAGCTATTGAGCCCAGACAAGAGGCTGGTCGCACGCCAACTTACGATGAGCGACGTAGAACTCCTCCCTCAGTAGCTTTTCCACCGCCAGTGGTTCAACCACCAGTTCATTTACCACCAAGTCGAGCACCACCTATCGCACCTCCTGGGGTTGGCCCAGTGTTGGTACTAAAAAGCCATGCACCTCCTACAGAGCAACTAGTTCCACCTGGGACCTTGCCACCTTTGAACTTGCCACCACCCAACTTGACTGCTCCTCCGCCAACCATACCGCCTGGCACTGGTAATGCCACTAACGTAACGG cgACTTCAATCATAGATGACCCTGTTGCTGCCTTTGAGCGTGCAATGAAGGAAAAGGAAGAAAGAGACAGAATAAGAAAATTGAGACGTTCTCGCTCGAGGTCACGTTCCCGTTCTCGAAGCTACAGTCCTAGACGTGGTCGAAGTCGAACTCCAATAAAGAAGAAGTCATACTCCAGATCTCCATCACCATACAAACGAAGGAGCAGATCAAGGTCTCGTTCACCTCATCTGAAAAAATGGACGCCGGCAAGATCCAGGTCTCGTAGCCCATATCGGTCACCAAGACAGTCACCTACAAGACGATACCCACCCTACTCTCCAGAAAG acAAAGACCACATACTTATCCTCAAGTTCAACGACCAGCCTATGATGTACCACCAGGATCGTATCAACCACCATTTCCGGTCCCACCAGCGAATTTGCCACCCCCTATGTATCCCCCTGGTCCAGTTTTTCCTCCTCATCCTCCCATGGCTCAGCCAGTTTGGCCATCAGGACCACCACATTACCCGAGAGGACGCTATGAACAAAGGCCTTATTATCAACCTGATGG GTATAGAGGTGGTGGAAGAGGCCGCTATGGACGAAGAGGAGGTTATAACAACAATGGGTATATGGAGGATAGACGTTATCAAGGGCAGTATCCTGGTCCAACCCTACCTCCGCCACCTGGGGATTACGTTGAGGAATCTTATACAAAAAGAAGGTTCCCACCTCCTCCCCCGCATGACTTTGATGAAAGAAGCCCTCCCAGGTCTCCTGTCAGAAGAAGTCCAAGAAGG gGAGAGAGTTATAAATCTCGTTCCCCGAAACGGAGGACCCGTTCTCCAGCCACAAGCAAATATCGAGAATACTCTCCAGAGCGACGCCCATCTCGTGATGATCGATTACCAGAGCGGAAATACAGGGATATTACCCCTGTTAAAAAGAAACGGGATAGATCCTCAGAAAGAAGGAAGAATTCTGTTGAGAAGTATCGATCGGTTTCGTATGACAGATATTCCAGAGAAAGATCGGAGAGtgtagaaaagaagaaaaaaattaaagagaaagctaaaaaagaaaag ATCCGAGaaacattaaaagaagaaaggaagaaagagctcaaaaagaaaagaaaggaaaaagatgaaaagataaagaagaaaaaactaagtacaaagaagaaaaaagaagtaacCACCTCTGAGAGTTCAGAAGAAGAAATTCTAGAAAAAGAGAACGAAGagccaaagaagaaaaagaaggtg gttAAAGCTGAAGTAAGTCCAGAGAGCGATAAAGACCGGGGCTTCGTTCATACACCTCCAAGTGGCCGCGTTGAAAATGAGCTTACAGAAGAAGATGCCACTCAAAAAGCTACTAAGCCTTTacctaaagaagaaaaagtatcACCTTTAGTAGCACCTAAAGAGGATATAGCTCCTAAAGaggaaaatattaattttcccGAGGAGAGTGTCAAAGAAGAAGTAAAAGAGAAATATAAACCTTCCATCAAGAAATCGCCAACTGATCAGCTTGAGCTATCGCTAACGCCATCTCCTGTGCCAGAAATGGAAGCAACTGACTATCAGCAAGAAGAGGAAGGTGAAGTATCGGATCAAACGCCTGAGattcaaaagtcaaaatgggAAATTGacttaaatgaagaagaagacGATTTGGTGACGTCTAGAGGTGAAGTGGTATCTTCAGTTTCTGATGCAGTGAAAAGAGCTgctgaaataaacttttttaacCGAATTGAAAAGAAACCCATTCGCTTCGCGAGTAATATTGGCTTGAAGCTAACGGAATCTACTCAGTTTGCTCATAAAACGATAATTCAAAGTGGTCCAGAGCCACTACAAGTTAAAGTAAATTATGGTGGTGAAAGGGTAGTTGAATCAGTGGAAGAAACGCGCCGATCTATTCGTGACCGACTCGGCGATAAAGTCGAACCGACAACTGACATATTACTGCCATCTATAAAATCTCGTGAAATATCTCGTGACAGATCATCATCAGTGTCTGTAACAAAGAGCaagaaggaaaaacaaaagaaaagagaaaagtcTAAGGAGCAGATCactaaagataaaaagaagctaaaaaagaaaagcaaagaagaTAGTGATGTTGAAgttaaacataagaaaaagaGTAGCGAAGAgaagaaacataaaaagaaacacTATTCAAGTGATGAAGAAACAGAGAAAAGGCACAAAAAAAGAGATGGCAGTAGCGAAAGGAAAGAGAGAAAGCATAAGAAAAAAGTTGTGTCTAGTGAAGATGAGAGTGAAAGTGAGGAAGAGGTCAAgtctaagaaaaagaaaaggcgTGAAAGTAGTTCTTCTCCAGAAGCTGAGGAAAAAAGGAAgcgaaaaagtaaaaagaatttcaaagatagcaagaaaatcaaagaaagaaaagataagaaaaaatcgaaacgatag